ACTTTCTGCCCTTGCAgcggacccaggttcagttctgaGCACTCTTAGGACAGCTCAACTctcaactgtaactccagttcccaggattctggcctctgacttctgcagactcttgcacacatgtggtgtacatacGTGTACtcagatatacacataaaattaaaaagaatctaGAGCAGGTGAATTGCTATGAGGCCCCCCAGAATGAGACCTGGACCCCAAAAGACAAAACTAaaaaggtttgggtttttttgtttttgttttttgttttttttggatttggttttttcaagaaagtgtttctctgtgtagccctgggtgtcctggaactcactctgtagaccaggctggtctcgaactcagaaatctgcctgcctctgcctcccagagtgctgggattacaggcgtgcgccaccaccgcccggctggttttttttgttgttgttgtttgtttgttttggttttttttggtttttttgttttgttttgttttggtttggtttggtttggtttttttgctaaatagatttttaaaaagggttaTAATAAAACCCATTACTTTATACAACTAATACATGCTAATTGAAAGGTTACAAAAAGCCCTAGATGTgtttgcatgcctgtaattccagcccttaAGGAGGAGAGTATTTGTCTGACACAAAGTCAACATTGTTAAAACCTCTTTCCATGGTGTGCTTCATCGGAAGGCAAGAATTTCAAAGACCTGGAACCTGCTGTTGATTTGGGCAGTCTCAGTGCTGCTAAAGGCGGAACTGGGTGTAAGGAGCAGTCCTACCAAGGAAATACAGAAGGTTACAGTCCTTGTAGCTGGCTGGGtattgctcagtggtagagcccctgcctagaatcccccagtgaggggctgggggtgtggcccagtggtagaggccctgcctagaatcccccagtgaggggtctgggggcgtggctcagtggtagagcctctgcctagaattcctcagtgagggggctgggggtgtgtctcagtggtagagccctgcctagaatcccccagtgaggggctgggggtgtggctcagtggtagagcccctgcctagaatcccccagggagggactgggggcACATAGAGTGTTTACCTAACTGCATCAGTCTATGGGTTTGATGCCTCAGAAGTTGGGAAAAAAAaacgtttgttttttttttcatttttttttgttgttgtttttattttttttatgtgaatAACTCAAAGCAAGTCCAGAGGGTTTATTTATAGGACTTTCCCCTGGGTGTCAGAAGAAACCACTGAACTTGGATGGAAAGGTGTCACAAATGAAATTAGGGAGGATGGAGGGTTGGGGGGCGCTTAGGCCCCAGGCTGTGGAGGTGCAGGAGGACTCTTCTCCCCACAGGCTATGGCTACACGACCCCACTGACAGATGCAGGCAAAGCCTTCTCCATCGTCTTCGCACTCCTGGGCGTGCCTGTCACCATGCTACTCCTGACTGCCTCAGCCCAGCGCCTGTCACTGCTGCTCACCCACGCACCCGTGTCCTGGCTGAGCCTGCGCTGGGGCTGGCACCCGCAGCGGGCAGCCCGCTGGCACCTGGTGGCCCTGCTGGTGGCCATAGTGGCTATATTCTTCCTGGTACCGGCTGCGGTCTTCGCCTACCTTGAGGAGGCCTGGAGCTTTCTGGATGCTTTCTATTTCTGCTTCATCTCTCTGTCCACCATTGGCCTAGGGGACTACGTGCCCGGGGAAGCCCCAGGCCAGCCTTACCGTGCCCTCTACAAGGTGCTTGTCACAGGTGAGCTGGAAAACTGGCTGGGCACCCGCGGGCTGGTAGTAGGGGCTGGGGGCGGGCAGAGAAATGGCCCTGTTCTAAGAGGTGTTGAAGGGCTTCCAAGAACCACCCAGCTGCCCCCAGGGAGAGGCGCCCCTAGGACCACATCCTTGCTGCCCTGGAGCCTCGCCACTTCcccgtctcccctcccccatgtctaCAGCGTACCTCTTCCTGGGCCTTGTTGCCATGGTGCTGGTGTTGCAGACTTTCCGCCGTGTTTCCGACCTCCACGGCCTCACTGAACTCATCTTGCTGCCCGATCCGGACCCTGTCGGCCTCAGTCAGGATGAGGATGATCAAGTGGACGTTCTGGACGCCCGGACAGATTTGCATCAGCACctctcttctgcctcccatgCTAACTACGCCTCCATCCCCAGGTAGCTGTGGCCCCGGACACACCTGGCCTGGGCTTGGGGCCCCACTGAAATGTCCACACACACTCTCCTGTCTTTCCACAGAGCTCCACTAGGAGGCGAGGAGGAGCTGCTCTGCTCCTACGCCCTCCGCTCCTGGGTCACTGACAGacattttctcctccttccttttctcccatttcttttcaGTCTCTGACCACTGGGCTTTCTGACTTTGTTGGTGAGAGTGGTGGTTTATAcacgttttgttttgttcttgtttttctgtgtctctctctttcgtAGTTTTCTTCTGGGCTCTAGGCCTGGACTCCACTTCAGCCGCTGTACTGGTGGCTCTGACTggccaaatgatttccccgttctGAACCTTGATACCCTCAGTCATCAGATGCAAAGAATATTCAAACGCATCCACAGACCTTTGCTTCTGTCCTGCTTCTCTGTGCTGAGCACATGGTAATAATAGATGTGGCTGGGGCTCTGCTCTTATTGGGGTGACTAGCCAGTGAGGTGAACTGACTGACTTGTCCCTTGACAGTGACAAACTCCCGTGGGTGCCAGAAGAAGCAGAGTAGTCGGGACTGAGGAGTGGACCTGAAGTGTCCCTTTCCTAGAAAAGGGGATAAGAACTAACCAAGAACTGCCAGTCAAGAGAAGAAATTGTCCCTTCCTCTCAGGTGTCTGAGGGCCATAGTAGCTGTGGGAAGAGGCCTGCAATGGGCCAGCATCTCCCTCAGTGACTTAACCAGCAAGGAACTGACCCAGGATATGAGCCCAGAGCCAAGTGGCACGAGAGGGGCAACTTAGCACAGTCCCCATGGAGATGCTGTCTGTTTACTGGGGCACTGACGGCATTCCTGGGAGAGCCCTGTAACTAGGCCACGTTTTGCCAATTCATTTGGACAGCCACTCTACCTTTGGGACTCTGTGTCTGCTAAATGCTGACCGTAATAATACTACTCCAAAAAGATGACGCAACCAGGTGCAGCAGCAGGTGCCTGTAATccgagctgaggcaggagacttgaGGGTTCAATAGCAGGATGAGATACACAGCAGGAGCCAGGTGATCAAATAATTTAagcaatataataataataataacaacaacaataataataataacaataataaatataatcaaaagaaTACAGTGCCAGGCTGAAGGGACATGACAGTAGGCTATAGAAGGACATATAACCCTTGGGGCTGGGACTTATTTATACAGTTATATCACTTAAAGATTTTGACTGAAACTAACAAAACCCAGACTGACATGACCTAATTGTTACATTGTAATTGGACAGACACTCGGGGAGCAAGCACCCTGAGCGTGGTGCTCTGCACAGCCTTGGGGAAAGCATGGTGGCCCTggctgtttctcttctctccacaGAAGACTTAGCTCTCATATGTGCTCTCCTCCAAATGGCTCCCACAGACCCAGACATCGAAACCACACGTTATTTCTAGCACAAGCAATAGAAACGTCGACCAGTATACTGAGAATGTTAAGGAAGGCGGGCTCAGTACCAAACCGCTCTAGAAAGTCACACAGGGGACCTGGGTGTGTTGGCATACACCCATCATCCTAGCCCTGTGGAGGCTGAGACTGGAGAGTCCTCAGGCTAGGCTAGCCTGGGTAACTTGATAACGACACCACAAAACTCCAAAGGGAGCTAGGGATGATCACAGTGGAGGAACATGTCTACCTCAGGTGCTAAAGAAAACAGTTGACGATTATAGGTGCAGGGAAGACGGCTTAGCCAAGCAGGCTCAAAGACCTGAGTTTCTCCCCAGCCCCTACATAAAAAAATGCTACATGTCATAGTGCAGCCCtacaatcccagtgctggggtgggggagggcagagtctgtgggtgggtgggggagccagAGCAAATGAGGGGGCTCCAGGTTCCTTGAAAATGGGGTGGAGTTAAAAgtgtggcacacatctttaattccagcatccggaggcagaagctgataggatttctgtgagttccaggccagcctggtctacatagtgagtttgaggacagttagggctacattagtgagaccttgcctccaaaaaataactaaaaactaaaaatagtgTGGCAAGTGATTGAGGAAAAAAATTGATAGTAAACTCTAGCTTCCATATGTAAactcatatgtatacacacacacacacacagagacacactcacacacactcttaaaaGTCTGAACCAGCAAGCTAGCTCATCAGGGGACgacagtgcttgctgtgtaatcTTGAGAAGCTGAGTTAGATCCTTggaacccacagtggaaggaaagaatcaactctCCAAATTTTATTCCCCTTGACCTCCATAAGAAGTTATTGCTCCACCAGTGAGTTGAGCCAGTTCAGGCCAGATTGGATGacattaaaggcaggtttattgggaagctggtCTTGGTCAAGTTCGATGGCCCCAAGGACTGAGGCCAGGGTGTCGCCATGAGGGGCGGGTGGGGAGAAAggacacgtgtgcacacacatggaggacatgtgtgcacacacatggaggacatgtgtgcacacacatggagagacagaTGTCTGGATTGTATAGGGAGAAGCCTCTGGGgggagggcagcccagcccctggcctAAAAAATCCAAGGTTGGGAGCCAGATAcacagggagggactgagggatgctgggagaacctggaggccaggtctgctctgatatataaaatatgcacctcaCTCCCTGTCCCAGGGTTCTAAACCACCCAAGTACAACTAATTtctcctctgtatagccctggctgtcctggaactcactctgtagaccaggctggcctcgaactcagaaatccgcctgcctctgcctcccagagtgctgggattacaggcgtgcgccaccaccgcccagctgatttCTCAAGTCCTTATCTGCATATGGGCTATGCAGGAACTAGCAATATGTAGATGTGAGTGAGTGCCGTTATCTTCCACCCTAAGGTTACCAGCAATGGGAAGTGGTGATTGTTCCTGGATCTgaaggcagaactctgtgagtttgaaccCTTGTTCTTGTGTTTCATTTGTGCCTCAGACTGCTTGTTTAGGAAAGGGTGTTTGTACAGCACTACCTCATGGACTGGAACACCCAGCAGTCTAATGCTTGTAAATCCTATCATACAACACCGTCAGAGAGTCTACAAAGTGCCTAATCGTTTCTGAACTGTTTCTTCATAAGGAAGGTCATGTAAAATAGAAATGCTTTATCCTCTTGTGCCTTCTCAATAAACTTTTTTCTTAAAACtatgtgtatgtacctgtgtgtatcacatgtgttTAGGTGCCCATGGATGCCAGGAAAGGGTGCCAGAGCCCATGGGCACATCCTAGTCTGCATGCCTGGTGATGTCTACTGAGATCTGCGGGGCTCTGGCTCCACCGGAGTGGCCAAAGAGTTGTGCTCTCCAAAGGGGAGGGGGaccaggtaggtgtgtgtgtgtgtatgtgtgtgtgtgtgtgtgtgtgtgtgtgtgtgtgtgtttgatctAGGCTGCTGCAGGGTCTCTTCTGTGGCTGGAGTCATAGTTGCAAGGCAGTTAGGAGACAAGTATGCTGGAGCAGCGAAAGCTTCGGGGCAGAACTTCTCTTCCCCAAAGTGTTACAGCTGTATAAGACAGATGgtctttgaagaaataatttgtgtgtcttttattcctTGTGGGCAGGGTCTTATAAacattttggggtggggtggcatCTAAAGGCAGatggcttggtctgagatgttaggggtGCCTCATCTGCATGTGGAGGGGCTTCAGGTGTTGCCTCTATGTGACTGATTGTCACAGTCTACTCCATGAGGTGTCACGGTCACACGCTAGGACCCTGGTCAGGAGTAGATGAAACTCCTACCATGCTCAGGGATAAGGGTACCAGGGTTTCTGAATCCACTTGGCCTTTCCCAAGCTTTTGTCTGCCCTTGCCCCAGGAAGCTGGAGTTATAGCCAAGTGTAAGTATAAGCTGcctgagtgggtgctgggaatgcaaTGCAGGTCCTGTGAAAGAGCagttaaccactaagtcatcctgcaggctgtcctctgatatttagatatgtacacacacacacacacacacacacacacactgaataagtaagtaaccaaataaataaatgtggttcctttaaaaaaaaaaaacaaaccatcaaGTCTAAGAATATTCTTAGAATGGTACTTGCCTGTCACACACAGAGTCCTGAGCTCCACCTCCAGGATggcaaaaaaataaattcataccaaaaaaaaaaaaaaaagaacgagaAGAAAGAGCATGGTGGTAGTGGCAGCGGTGGCGGTGGAGGCAgcagtgcatgcctttgatcccatcaCTCACATGGCACGGATAGGtagactgagttcaaggccagtctggtctacagagtgagttccaggacagccagggctacacagagaaaccctgcctcaaaaactgaaaagaaatatatattgtcACATGGACAGTGCCTGAAATGGAATAGGTGAGGTGGAGCATGTCCAAAGGCAGGAAATCTCAAAAGCTGAGATGAGAGTCTCATCCTGAGACTGACACAAGAGTAGGGTTaactccctccctgcctcccctgtgCCTGCCTCCTCGTAGCTGTCACCAGGCAACCCCCAAACAGGTGGTCAAGGACAGTCAGCACCTGGACTGCCGCTCATGAAGATCTCAGCGGCCTTAGCCTTCGGCCAGCGACACTTTCCTCCCTGGATAATTCTTATGCCCCTTTCCAAAACCTATATAACCCTTGGTTCACCCAGTTAAGTGTATGCATTCAAACATACCcccaataaagaaatacaaacaagctaagatcatctcagAGAGCAGCTTTATTAAATATCTTCAGAGAAGGTTCCTACCCACCCTCCCCTCACATCCCACCCTTCCCCAACCCCAGCCTGTTAGCAtcccttctaggctccacccaacGGTTACCTAGCAGTAGCCAGGTGGGCCTAGCTTGCTATTAAAAGGACTgcttccctctttttctcttcactctcacccctttcttcctctctcccctttctccatgtGTCCCCAGCCAGCCTCTTCTCATtccctctctctggcctctgtcccctctctttctctgcctctgctcccttctcaactccccttccaTGTCCCCAAATGAACTCTATTCTACACTTGACCCAGACCCATCGTATAGCTGGTGCTGTAAGTCCCCGACCCTCAGTCAGTGGCACTTACTTCAAGACGCTCCCAAGCGAGACACCAAGATGtagatcgatgcaaaagcaagaggtttatttctGGTGAGTCAGGGCCAACCTTCAATGAATCCCTCAAGGCGAGTGACTAGAAGGCGACCCTGAATGGCTATTACAAGTAGTTTTTTACTTTTTAGGGGCACACGTGAGTTACATGAACCCTGGCAGTTACTCCATCCACTTTAATGGAGGTTGGGGTAGTCAACACCACCAGGAAGGGCCTTTTCCACTTTGCTTCCAAGTTTTCAGCATGATGCCTCTTAACATATACCCAATCTCCAACTTGGTTCTGTTGTGGAACCTCTGGGGTACCTGGGTTACACAGGGCACTAAGTTTAGGCCACAATTCCCGGTGACCGATTTGGAAAGCTGCCAACTGAGCCATAAGATCCTCGTTATCCTGAAAAGTCACCCTGGGGAATGGGCCAAGGGAGGGAGCCCCATATAGCATCTTGAAAGGGGTCAGGTTAAACTGGTAGGGGGTGTTCTGGGCTTGGAACAGGGCCAGGGGAAGGAGCACCACCCAGTCAAGGCCAGTCTCTAAGGACAATTTAGTTAAAGTATCCTTTAGGGTTCTGGTCATTCTCACTACCTAccctgagctctggggacagTACACACAATGGAGCTTCCAATTAATCCCCAATATCTCTGCCAATCCCTGATTTACCTTAGAGACAAAACCAGGACCactgtctgatccaattaccttgggctcTCTGAacctcaggaaaatttcctctaataTCTTCTTGGCTACCATAGTAACTGGTTCCTGCTTGGTGGAGAAAGCCCcaacccatccagagaaagtaACCATAAACTCTAGAAGGTATTTGTATCCACATTTTCCTGGCTTAACTTCTGTAAAATCGATCTCCCAATTTACTCCAGGCTGTTCTCCCCTAGGTCTTTTGCCCCGTTTACTCTTGGTCTcataagcattcacttgctggcaCACCTTACACTGTTCTGCTGTCTCTATGGCCCAGAACCTGAGGTCCATTATATATACCCTTGGACTGCTTGGACAAGCAgttatcccctaaatgagtccatctgtgcatttagCCTAGTAAGTCTTTTGATTGCTTTCTGGGAGTATAGTTTTTCCTTGTGTGCACCAATACCCTTCCTTCTCTAGGTTAGTTGGTAGGTAGCTAGCAAtctgagtcctttcttcttccatgtaTTTTAAGTGAGGCCATCCCTTAGTCCAGTCCCATTCCTTGCAGGCCCGTCATTGGGATAGGCTTTTGCATAGACACCTCTTGAGCCACTTGATCTGTCTGGTTGTCGCTTCAGGCCACCGAGTCTCTTCCTTCTGAGGTCCAGGGCGGTGAATAACACTCACAGTTGCTGGCTTCACCAGGGCATCCAAGAGATCCAAAAtttcctgcttctttctttctttctttctttctttctttctttctttctttctttctttctttctttctttctttctttcttccttccttccttccttccttcctttctttcttttattttccctctgatgtgagcagtcctctctcTTGGTGTATAGCTCCACAgacgtgggctgtggcaaaggcatacctatTATCCATgtagatgttaattttcttgccAATCCTAAGTTCCAAGGCTTTGGTGAGAGCAATAAGCGCTGCTTTCTGCAgcaacatggggggggggggagagagtgGGGCGGGGGAGGACGGGGTAGAGGTTCcgcccagatgacatttgtgcctcTGTCCACCACACAGTACCCACTCGTCTCTGACCTTGATGGAGGAAACTACTCTTGTCTGTGCACCAGGTTGCCTCAGCTCCTGGCAGGGGTCAGTCGAAGAGGTTTCCATTCAAAGgcaaagtattctttttttttttttttaaagatttattgatttattttatgtatgtgcatacactgtcgctctcatcagacaccccagaagaagacatcagattccatcagatggttgtgagccaccatgtggttgctgggatttgaactcaggaccttcagaagagcagtcagtgctcttaacccctgagccatctctccagcccccaaggcaaAGTATTCTTGACTCTAGGGTACCAAGGGCAGGCAGAAGAAAGCATCTTTCAAGTCTAAGACCCGTGTAGATTCTGGAAGGTGGCAAAGAATTTAGCAGAGTGTAGGGGTTAGGCACAGTAGGGAGGGTGCTAGCCACTCAGTGGTTTACCTCTCATAAGTCCTGGACTGGGTGGTAATCATTAGGGCCCGGCTTCCTAACAGGCAGAAGCGGTGTGTTCCAGTCCGAACAGCATGTACGCAAGCCCAAGCTGGAGGAGCCGGGAAGTGTGTGGCTTAATTCCTTCTTGTGTCTCTTGAGACATAGAGTATTGTCTGAGAGACACTGGGATAGCGTGCACCTTGAGCTCTACAACCATGGGTTTGGGGGGGAGGGCTGGGATGACATTTTGCTTTACCCATCCCTGCCACTTCCACTCAGGAATGTTTCCAACCACCAAGTCGAGTCCTGGTTCTGAGGAAAGGTGGTGCCTGAGGGGACATTCTTTCTGGCTTCCTGCCTTCTCTCGCTCTTTGGTGGTGAAGGGCACTCTCAAGAGTTGTTGGAGCTCATTCTAGGTGGGCTGATGAGTAAATAAGTCTCAAAGAGATGAATCAGCCCCTCGGGATTATCTGAAAGGGCGGAGGCGGGAGGAAGTGTTGGACCTTCCAGTTGTACAAGTCGGCCAAAGAGAAGGCCAGTATTGCTTGGCCTGATTCCCATCCTCACCCATGGCCCCATAGGCTCGGAGGGGGAGGGCCACTGTCGTATCAGCTGAAGGGACCCTTTTGCTCCAGGTCCCCATGGCCAGTCCCAGTTCCTAAggtccctccccaccctcctcccttgCTGGGGCCAGAGGAAAGGGGTGGGATAAAGGAACACTGCACGAGG
This portion of the Apodemus sylvaticus chromosome 1, mApoSyl1.1, whole genome shotgun sequence genome encodes:
- the Kcnk6 gene encoding potassium channel subfamily K member 6 isoform X1, translated to MRRGALLACALAAYAGYLALGALLVARLERPHEARLRAELGTLREQLLRHSPCVAAHALDAFVERVLAAGRLGRAALANASGPANASDPAWDFASALFFASTLVTTVGYGYTTPLTDAGKAFSIVFALLGVPVTMLLLTASAQRLSLLLTHAPVSWLSLRWGWHPQRAARWHLVALLVAIVAIFFLVPAAVFAYLEEAWSFLDAFYFCFISLSTIGLGDYVPGEAPGQPYRALYKVLVTAYLFLGLVAMVLVLQTFRRVSDLHGLTELILLPDPDPVGLSQDEDDQVDVLDARTDLHQHLSSASHANYASIPRLPAMGSGDCSWI
- the Kcnk6 gene encoding potassium channel subfamily K member 6 isoform X3; this translates as MRRGALLACALAAYAGYLALGALLVARLERPHEARLRAELGTLREQLLRHSPCVAAHALDAFVERVLAAGRLGRAALANASGPANASDPAWDFASALFFASTLVTTVGYGYTTPLTDAGKAFSIVFALLGVPVTMLLLTASAQRLSLLLTHAPVSWLSLRWGWHPQRAARWHLVALLVAIVAIFFLVPAAVFAYLEEAWSFLDAFYFCFISLSTIGLGDYVPGEAPGQPYRALYKVLVTDFPPCFRPPRPH
- the Kcnk6 gene encoding potassium channel subfamily K member 6 isoform X2 yields the protein MRRGALLACALAAYAGYLALGALLVARLERPHEARLRAELGTLREQLLRHSPCVAAHALDAFVERVLAAGRLGRAALANASGPANASDPAWDFASALFFASTLVTTVGYGYTTPLTDAGKAFSIVFALLGVPVTMLLLTASAQRLSLLLTHAPVSWLSLRWGWHPQRAARWHLVALLVAIVAIFFLVPAAVFAYLEEAWSFLDAFYFCFISLSTIGLGDYVPGEAPGQPYRALYKVLVTAYLFLGLVAMVLVLQTFRRVSDLHGLTELILLPDPDPVGLSQDEDDQVDVLDARTDLHQHLSSASHANYASIPR